In a genomic window of Urocitellus parryii isolate mUroPar1 chromosome 2, mUroPar1.hap1, whole genome shotgun sequence:
- the LOC113188114 gene encoding cell surface glycoprotein CD200 receptor 1-like gives MLTSFFVSDSSSSCMDGNQTLSPTEDNTWLSVQMGTKAVLCCPRIPPTSVLILTTWKIYLRDKPSCSMSLNRETNQTGNNNCTDGRISRASRPDQNLELQIHPVSISHEGDYRCEMGATDGNFEHTYHLQVLVPPEVILSPEKNRTVECKAIAGRPAAQIFWAPEGDCVTGKEYQDNGTVTTRSRCHYPDGNLSTVTCLVSHPTGNRSQSIDLLPGAKGTEKLYYLYIFIPVILVIGGFICCLKISGYRKCKLKKPEATTVVEEDEMQPYASYTEKNNPLYDTINKVEIPQVSQSEVDGTGLHTL, from the exons ATTCAAGTAGTTCATGCATGGATGGAAATCAGACATTATCTCCTACAGAAG ATAACACTTGGCTATCTGTGCAGATGGGTACAAAGGCTGTGCTCTGTTGCCCTCGTATTCCACCAACATCAGTGTTGATACTAACAACATGGAAAATATACCTCAGAGACAAGCCTTCGTGCAGCATGTCCCTCAACAGAGAAACAAATCAGACCGGGAACAACAACTGTACTGATGGGAGAATTTCCAGGGCCTCCAGACCTGACCAGAATCTTGAACTTCAGATCCATCCAGTGTCCATCTCACATGaaggggattacaggtgtgaaatGGGAGCAACTGATGGAAATTTTGAACATACATATCACCTCCAAGTGTTAG TGCCCCCTGAAGTGATCCTGTCTCCGGAGAAGAATAGAACTGTGGAGTGCAAAGCAATTGCAGGCAGGCCAGCTGCACAGATTTTTTGGGCCCCAGAGGGGGATTGTGTCACTGGGAAAGAATACCAGGACAATGGCACAGTGACAACCAGGAGTAGGTGCCATTATCCAGATGGCAATCTGTCCACCGTGACCTGCTTGGTCTCCCACCCGACTGGCAACAGGAGTCAATCCATAGATCTGCTTCCTG GTgccaaaggaacagaaaaattgTATTATCTATACATCTTCATCCCTGTTATTTTGGTCATTGGGGGATTCATTTGTTGTTTGAAAATCAGCGGTTACAG aaaatgtaaattgaaaaaaCCAGAAGCTACTACAGTTGTTGAGGAG GATGAAATGCAGCCCTATGCCAGCTACACAGAGAAGAATAATCCACTTTATGATACTATAAACAAGGTGGAGATACCTCAGGTGTCACAAAGTGAAGTTGATGGCACGGGCCTCCATACTTTATAA